GCCATTGCGTATCTGAAGCAAGAATCCGGATTGTATGCCATTATCTCATTCAAAATCTAACATATCATCTCGATCACTGGACTCACAGTCTTTCTCTCTTTAATCAAGATTATAAAGGTAAAAATCTTTCAGCTTCAATCTTAAAGAAAAAGCATATCTAAATTTTCTATGAAACATTCAAATAAAGAATTTACAAGCACGAAAAGTTGTTGAATCTATTTTTAATAGTTTACTATTTGATTGCATTGAAGGAAATGCGGGAACATTGGGATCTCAATTTAAGGAACTTACTGGTGGTTTTAGAGAAAACAGCGAGTCTAAGAGCCCAAATGTCGAAGAAACCGAACCATACGGAAGCTAATCGGAGTGAACCCACTAGCATTAACCACCATCCTAACGCCTCCATTTTCTTACTGCTTTCTTACCTATCCCTTCTCACTATAACGATATCGCTCACCCCTTAACAAAACTGCGTCGTTATAAACCGCTCGGGCTTGGATTTTGCGATTGGACATATGCGTCTGAGACTCTGGGTTATGGTCCAGTCCATATATTATTCTGTCAGCTCATGATTTTGGGTTTTTTACATAAATACCCAACAATAGAAAATATTTGTacgatcaaaaaaaaaatatttataaaaataatagctCAAATTTCACTTTacaaaatactattttttttatatataaaaatataattgtgcATACATTAAATACAAATTTCGTATGTAAATCAGATGATATACATATACAATTTTATTATACAATAtgaattatatacaaattatatacatttttttttaattaagaaagTTTGTCTAAAACTTCAAAATGACGTTGGAGGTAAACAAAAAATCATTAAGTTCCATTATCATGGTTTTATTTGTAGTTCATGAcattgaatttaataaaaaggctttaataatatatttgataaatataaatttaaacaaGCTTGAATTAATCTTAAAACTGGATGAATTCATTgacaatattaattaattttataaattatataaaaagtaaaatttacgTTATATGTTTGAACATAATGTCATATTCTTCAATTGATCCAATCAAATTTAGGAACAAGTAGCATAAAGAGTTGCCTTAGAATTTGATGATTTGAGTGGAGAAGATGTCCAACTCATTTTATTATGTAGGCCAAAATGACGTTGACGCCAacaattcataaaataattaaaatgtattatCCATTCGTACCCGTGAGTGAATCACTACTGAGTCACCTCTTTTACTTGGATCAATTATTTTCTGCAGAATATTCACATGAAATGAAATACATAACAACCTGTAAATAGTTAAAAATCTAATGACTAATGTCATACATAGAAATCAAATAGGCCAACAAGTACTAAACTATATAAAAATGGTAACACCAATTAGATTCGATTTTATCTATTAAAATCAAtcatattcaaaattttaaaataactttttattattattacgcTTTGATCTGGATCATTCtaatactaaattttaaataatgttgactcttttaaattaaattaatctaattgATTGTATGATTTAAATGTATAGGCAGAGAGACCCCTAGAGGCAGCTAGACATTATTTCTCCAACCCATTAGTCCAACAAAAAGTTAGGCTAATAAGAGAGAGTTTTTGCTTCACAAGAAAGATGGCGTAAACTTGAGTCTTAAATCTGTGGTACCATAAACAGAATCTCAGCCCTAGCCCCAGCCAGCCACCCTTTATTCAATTTATGGTACTCGTGTGGTCCTCTTCTACACCTAATTGTACAATTTTTTGCTcatttttggaattttaaacTTATATCCATTTGCCCATATGCATTTCTGCCCTCTTTGaccaccttttttttttctaaagcTAAAATGTATTGATgaatacataaatataaaaaatgaaaatcatatATTACAAAGAGCTCAATATAGTCTTCTAAATTTGAACAAATATAAGCAAAAAATaatcgaaaaataaaaaaaatccatgaCATGGATCCCGTAAACTTAACACAATGTAAAATTATGTTCCCGTTGAGCGGGATAATTAGATAATTCCTCTTTCGATTTTGACATGAAATCCGCTCTATCCAACGAAACCTAATCTTTTCGGTTCATCCTCAATGATATTCtagaaagataaaatttacaaaaatgttTGAAACGATCTAAAATATCGGATGAAAGAAGTGGAAAAAACcacaaaaatttattcaacaatataaaaatccaaattgaAATGACCATCTTAAAAAAGACTTATTCAAATAAGAAAGTAAATCTACAATAACTAATAATACTATGGGcagaaaatcatcttctctcatcttctttattttgtctttcatcctattatttttttcttttaattgagaaataaatagcaattttcataaatataattatttaaaaatgtattttttgaGGAAATACTTCCATTTACATTTATAGTAGAGGTTGAGTCTTCAcgactttatttttttttaagttaaatcaTTTtaccataaaataaaatttaaattcatatgAAATAGATCCACCATATATCATCCAAAAATTCTTTCATCTCTTATAAATCTATTATacaataatttgattttaaatgctgtaagaactttaaatttaatataaattattaatacaaAATTCATATAATAATATTTCTTCTGATTCATAATACTCGTCGTTTTATAAtacttgttattttaaaatatcaagatgagtttttatatatatttatctcttattaattcattaaaaaatacaaacaaatatcATAATCacaaaatatcaacaaaaaaagatttatttaataaaaatacttataaatgtaaaaattattttattttcttaattaacaTGTTAAAAGTTAAAGTGAAAAGTAGtgttttattattgaataataatacatattttagaaatattaaaatatcatttaaaataacaaatattataaatttaatgttatCTGTTTAGAAGatgtaaatttaaataaaaagtaaattttcaaatattatttttaatttattttttaacatttttagtttaAACTATTTAAAGTCAAAATATCTTAAATTTGTTGTTTAAATATCTTAAAATGGTCCCCTGAAACAATTAGCCACAACAAGAATTCAGCTGGACTGGACCCCAATGCATATGCATACGCACGCACATAACAAATCTTTTTGTGTGTTCCCTTCCCCCttctttcttttaatatttcaaaattttcccCACCTTACCTTTATTTTTGTAGACATCACCCAACTTTCCATTAAATTACGCTCTTCTTATAGAAGTCAGCTAATCTCatcctaataattaattacccTTTAGGCCCCCATACAAGCTGTATGTAATTAAGTCATACCAACTACTACTCTACAAGCATGCTTAATCTAATCTAATCTAATCTCTTCATATTGTAAAGTCTTAATTATGGTTTAAGGATTTATAAAATGTGCATTACAGCTATAGGCAACATTTCCCATAAATTCTTTTCTctataaaaataatgataatcaGATATTACGTGCACGCACAGCACATCCCTCTTCTACATAATGCCCAATCTCCAACAACCACCTGCCAGCTCTTACATTTCTCCATGCTTTCTGAATTTGTTTTGGAGTACTTTTTTATTCACTGGTCTAGGGTTTTGAAAGTTAATCTCTCTAGTAGTTTCAGTACTATTTTGATTTATCTTAATTATTATAGAAATTACATTACTCTATTTAAAAAACTCAGgtgttttattattaattaaatcttATAATTAGTGTTAATTACTCCTCTGGTCGTAATCGattatagaaataattttaatgttaataacaattttatatatattctatAATAATTCATCTTGAATAATTATTTGAAACTGGTAAATGAGTCCATTATTTAATAAGTGTATTATAGACGGACAACTgcaaataaattactaataattgTATATAGATAGTTGTGGACAATTGCtctctaaaaaaaaatacagtattttattttgttaatttttttttgtgatgaGAACTCACTCTACTGAGTTGAAttcaatatcattgtcaaacccCGGAAGTGGCCGCCCGCAAGCTCACATACCTGATAATCCCGGGCTATAATGGCCAGTAATCCAACCTCAACCACTCTatattaagaaagggcgtagccggggttcgaacccacgacctttaGCGCCCAGATGGCTGATACTTAGACCATTAGACCAAACCCGTGCGGGCatatattgtcaattttactttaaaaaattatatacgaAAAATTATTTCTGGCTTCTACTATGTTTGAGATCATATAGCAGTTAATTtagccaaaaaatgaaagtgtaAGCTGAATATATCTAACACTAAACTTACCTACTCCGAAGCTGAATAACACTAGTTTCTATTGAGAGATTAAAACGTCCAATCCAGGAGTACATTATTCTACTCAGAAGCTGAATATAAAATGGAAATAAGGCAAACCATCTACATTTCATAGAATTTAGTAAAAGATTTTGAAGTCGGCTTAAATCAGACTACAATATCTCAAAAACAAACTATTTTTTCCttccaagaaaaaaaaaggaaactaaTACAAGCCACACGAGTAAAAATCAAAGCGTGCCTGTCTAAAAAAAGACCTTCTCTCCTTACTGTACAGAGTCTAGTTAgtagaaaaaggaaaaaaagaactCCGGCAATGGAACTAAAAATGAATCCACCCAGATAAAACTacagaaaaattaaaaacaaaatgatCAACCAAGTAAGTCCCGGTCCTGACAGAGCTCCTTCCGGAGACGTTGAGAGAACAGCCTACAAGCATCCATACTCAAATCAATGGCAGCAGCTAATGCAACAAAAGCAGCTGCATCCTCCGTGCAGTTCACGTGCTGAACACTCACTTCCACGCTAGGTTTACTGCATTTCCCTTCCCCTTCAACATTCGCCGACATCACAAACCCTCGGTACAGACAATAAGGCCATAATCCATACCCGAAATCTCCGCTGCTTCTCGGACTGCAAACCGGAGAAGCTGCATTTGACCGTCCGTTCAAATTACATCCTAAATCAATCTCGAACTTTCCTCCTTTGTTTAAACTCAAAGCAGACTCCGCCAGTACAATGCCGGTACCGTTGGTGTCGGGTATGAGCTCAAACCGGTAGCCGAGCCCGTCTGAGGATCCACGCTCGCGCCACGCCTCCAGTCGGCCCCATGGCTTCCAGGTGCCGTCCCCTGGGCGGAGTATGAGCCATGAGCCAGGGTTGGAACGGCTGACTCGGTCTGAGCCAGGAGAGGCAACAAAAGGAGTTACCATTGAAGCAGCCGCAACTGGTGAACCGGAGAGGTCGTGCACTGTTATGGACCATCCTTTTCGTTCTTTGCCTGGTCGTTCCCTATCACTTCCGAATGAACTTAGCCATTTTCTTGTAGTGGTGGAATCTGATGGCAGTGACCTGTTTGTTACGGTTTCAGTTAGCTTTACTCTTTTAAAACACATTCAAATTACTAAAAGAGAGAACAAGAATCAAACATGAAGAATCACTTAAAccctaaaaagtaaaaaaataaaatcaaatctcTGCTTTTAGAATACTAACCTAGGTCTTTGATTGCGGTCACCGGAGTTTCTAAAACTGAACTTGCAAGTGAAAACCGGTTGTCTGATATTTCCTTTGATCTGAAACACCTGAGGACTACATTCAGGTTCGCCATCGAACTGAAACACGAATCGCGGATCAGGCTCAGCTTTAACATTCAAATGGAACTGAGCAGCAGAGGAACCTTTGCTGTCTTGTTTCCCAACAGAAATCCAACCATTATGAAACACACAAGCCTTAGTTTCAGTTCCCGCCAGATCCAACGGCACGCATACTTTCCCTAAAAGCTTCCCCGAGTTAACTCCGCAACTAGTGCCACGTCGGCCGGTGAAAATAGATATTTTGAGGAAAACCTTGCCGGAGAAAATAGACTTGGAGATAAAGCGTTCAAGATCGGCTTTACTGAGGTGGAATGTGGCGGCAAGAGGCTGGGGGTGGCCATCGGGGAAGCTGGTGGTGTCCGGAGGAATGTAAGGGATTACGGCGGTTTGAAGAGGGAAATTCTTGAGTTTGATTTTGCAAAAAcaaggagaagaagaaggatGAACGACAGAAGGAGCAGATTTAGCAGCTGAAGGAAGTTTAAGCGCGAGATTGGCTACAGTTAAGCGAATGAAAGGGCAGGGATCCATAATTTAATAGTAATCGTCTGCCCTTTTCTGCGATGGCTAAGGTATTTTGTAATGCGAGGGACTAATATTTAATACCAAAGGTTGTGAAAGTTAAAGAGGTGAAGAAGAGACAGAAATAGAAAGAAGAAGATTTGGGGATATGTGCAGGAGAAGAATGGGTGAAGAGAGGGTGCGCAATGCGCATCAGTAATGGCAGCATTATCATAAGGTTTGTTGTTCATCTTCTACATTTAACTTAGGATTCTGTTTGTAAAcctaaaatattcaaaatcagTATGGTTTTTGCGAAATAGATAAGTGTTTATAGTGTTTCTCTCTCTTAAGAGATGCTCACAGGCTGTTTGGAGTACAGCTCATTTACAGGCTGGCTGTGAATACCAGTCGGATCCAAACTTGGTGCTATTTGCCGTAGCTTCAAAAGACGAAATTAGCCTTGACTGGATATACGAAATGTGTGCCCTCAGTAGCTCGCTAGTCTGCACATGCGGGTTCTTTATAGTTGCTTACATAGTGATTAGCAGCCGTTGGATTTAGCTTCTATTTGCTAGGTATCGAGATTCGAGATGATGACAGGTGGATCACTAATATGGCTTCGTGTCGCTCCTGAGAGCAAGAAAATTGTTTAGACTTAGATTATGTTATAGTGATGTCACCACATcaatggattttttttattaaaccctTATTTCAGCTTCTATTTTTCATCAAAATAAAAGTATACAGCTTCCATTtcttacaaattttaaatacttgaattgaaattcaaaatatttagtTTTAGAAAAAGAGTATGTAC
This region of Mercurialis annua linkage group LG1-X, ddMerAnnu1.2, whole genome shotgun sequence genomic DNA includes:
- the LOC126679599 gene encoding uncharacterized protein LOC126679599, producing the protein MDPCPFIRLTVANLALKLPSAAKSAPSVVHPSSSPCFCKIKLKNFPLQTAVIPYIPPDTTSFPDGHPQPLAATFHLSKADLERFISKSIFSGKVFLKISIFTGRRGTSCGVNSGKLLGKVCVPLDLAGTETKACVFHNGWISVGKQDSKGSSAAQFHLNVKAEPDPRFVFQFDGEPECSPQVFQIKGNIRQPVFTCKFSFRNSGDRNQRPRSLPSDSTTTRKWLSSFGSDRERPGKERKGWSITVHDLSGSPVAAASMVTPFVASPGSDRVSRSNPGSWLILRPGDGTWKPWGRLEAWRERGSSDGLGYRFELIPDTNGTGIVLAESALSLNKGGKFEIDLGCNLNGRSNAASPVCSPRSSGDFGYGLWPYCLYRGFVMSANVEGEGKCSKPSVEVSVQHVNCTEDAAAFVALAAAIDLSMDACRLFSQRLRKELCQDRDLLG